Proteins from one Gimesia maris genomic window:
- the flhB gene encoding flagellar biosynthesis protein FlhB: MAENDTGEKTEQPTDRRRNEAREKGNIAKSTDLNAAGMMLATAAVLYFFAVRLSSDMKNLMEVSLTTPVWLRVDQPLLIERCESIIELFLEGTLVMMVVLFVSAVFLNIVQVGFMMTPDVLQLKWERLNPIEGAKRIISIRGLVKLGVSLGKISLLVLIAVWFSYLVFPGFLGLMGAPPETILRDIFNSTIELGLLLALALIILGGLDYAFQKWKHEKDLMMSKQEIREEMKSMDGDPLIRQRRREAHRKLAMSQELSKVESADVVITNPTHISIAIKYDPESMPAPVVVAKGAGEIAFQIRKIANEHGIPIIERKALARQMYRDVKTGQEIPFELYEVFVEIMAYVYSLTGKTMPDQR; this comes from the coding sequence ATGGCTGAGAATGATACAGGAGAAAAAACGGAGCAGCCCACGGATCGCCGGCGCAATGAAGCCCGCGAGAAGGGGAACATTGCGAAAAGTACTGACCTGAATGCAGCCGGAATGATGCTGGCCACAGCGGCTGTCCTTTATTTCTTTGCTGTCAGACTGAGCAGTGATATGAAAAACCTGATGGAAGTTTCGCTGACGACTCCTGTCTGGCTGCGTGTCGATCAGCCCCTGCTCATCGAACGCTGTGAATCCATCATTGAACTGTTCCTGGAAGGGACGCTCGTAATGATGGTAGTGCTGTTTGTTTCTGCAGTTTTCCTGAATATCGTGCAGGTGGGGTTCATGATGACACCGGATGTGCTCCAGCTCAAGTGGGAACGTCTGAATCCGATCGAAGGTGCCAAGCGGATCATTTCGATTCGCGGGCTGGTCAAGCTGGGGGTGAGTCTCGGTAAAATCTCCCTGCTGGTACTGATTGCTGTCTGGTTCAGTTATCTGGTGTTTCCCGGTTTTCTGGGTTTGATGGGGGCGCCTCCAGAAACGATTCTACGTGACATATTTAATTCCACCATTGAACTGGGACTGCTGCTGGCACTGGCGTTGATCATATTGGGGGGACTGGATTATGCCTTTCAGAAGTGGAAGCATGAAAAAGACCTGATGATGAGTAAACAGGAAATCCGTGAAGAAATGAAGTCGATGGACGGAGATCCGTTGATTCGACAGCGGCGTCGGGAAGCACACCGGAAGCTTGCCATGTCGCAGGAACTTTCCAAGGTGGAGTCAGCGGATGTGGTGATCACGAACCCCACACACATTTCGATTGCAATCAAGTACGATCCGGAATCGATGCCGGCACCGGTTGTGGTGGCCAAGGGAGCGGGAGAGATTGCTTTTCAGATCCGAAAGATTGCCAACGAACACGGAATTCCCATTATTGAGCGGAAAGCACTCGCACGCCAGATGTACCGCGATGTAAAAACCGGTCAGGAAATCCCCTTTGAGTTATATGAAGTCTTTGTCGAGATTATGGCCTACGTTTACAGCCTGACTGGTAAAACCATGCCGGATCAACGTTGA
- a CDS encoding PP2C family protein-serine/threonine phosphatase — translation MRWEHPVQFASQSDVGFRRRNNEDSISVRICKDQESWRDHGHFFLVADGMGGHAVGELASKMASETVPHTFFKNKPGPVTKSLKSAIEVANQAINERGMANREFMRMGTTCSSLCLCPEGAVIGHVGDSRVYRVRENRIDQLTFDHSLQWELIRQGRMKPEEVYMNEPRNVITRSLGPEPVVKVDIEGPYTVMEGDRYILCSDGLTCHLKDEEIGMIARYLEPSDACRLMINLANLRGGSDNISVIVVRVGELPDVNLPQEKAPEPEPEIELEREYGEWLWLAGVWVASLMVAAGILMWILTRFDRGEFLTFGGMSLLVMLLVRKVFAQRESSKREEYLDKSKTIEWKPYRSEKLKFNTDFLQYLTTMESELQRAAMEEEWTIEWSEHNKIYYEAKEELEQKKYLHAFRDFSRAIDILMTGLHSYRKEMVHQARWKKGPPSASQED, via the coding sequence ATGCGTTGGGAACATCCGGTTCAGTTCGCATCGCAGAGTGATGTTGGCTTTCGGCGCAGGAATAATGAAGATTCGATCTCGGTTCGTATCTGCAAAGATCAGGAAAGCTGGCGAGACCACGGGCATTTTTTTCTGGTCGCCGATGGTATGGGAGGTCATGCCGTAGGTGAGCTGGCAAGTAAGATGGCCTCTGAAACGGTCCCTCATACCTTCTTTAAGAATAAGCCGGGGCCAGTTACCAAATCGCTGAAATCTGCGATTGAGGTTGCCAATCAGGCGATCAATGAGCGGGGGATGGCCAATCGTGAATTCATGCGAATGGGGACCACCTGCAGTTCTTTGTGTCTTTGTCCGGAAGGCGCGGTCATCGGTCATGTAGGTGACAGTCGCGTCTACCGTGTGCGTGAAAATCGCATTGATCAATTGACGTTTGATCATAGTCTGCAGTGGGAGCTGATTCGGCAGGGACGGATGAAGCCTGAAGAGGTTTACATGAATGAACCTCGCAACGTCATTACACGCTCACTGGGACCGGAGCCGGTTGTCAAAGTTGACATTGAAGGCCCTTATACGGTCATGGAGGGGGATCGTTATATCTTGTGCAGTGACGGATTGACCTGTCATCTGAAAGATGAAGAGATCGGTATGATCGCCAGGTACCTGGAGCCCAGTGATGCCTGCCGCCTGATGATCAATCTTGCCAATTTACGTGGTGGGTCAGATAACATTTCGGTGATTGTTGTTCGGGTGGGAGAATTACCTGATGTGAATTTGCCTCAGGAAAAAGCACCGGAACCAGAACCGGAAATCGAACTGGAACGCGAGTATGGTGAGTGGTTGTGGCTGGCCGGTGTCTGGGTCGCCTCACTGATGGTGGCAGCCGGGATTCTCATGTGGATCCTGACCCGGTTTGACCGCGGAGAGTTTCTGACTTTCGGAGGCATGTCACTACTGGTGATGTTACTGGTGCGTAAGGTATTCGCTCAGCGCGAGTCCAGTAAACGTGAGGAATATCTGGATAAAAGTAAGACGATTGAGTGGAAGCCTTATCGATCAGAAAAGCTGAAGTTCAATACGGATTTCCTGCAGTACCTGACCACCATGGAATCCGAATTGCAGCGGGCAGCGATGGAAGAAGAATGGACGATCGAATGGTCCGAACACAATAAGATCTATTACGAAGCCAAAGAAGAGCTGGAACAGAAGAAATACCTGCATGCGTTTCGTGATTTTTCCCGCGCCATCGATATCCTGATGACGGGCCTGCATTCTTACCGCAAAGAAATGGTGCATCAGGCACGCTGGAAAAAAGGGCCTCCCTCCGCCTCTCAGGAAGATTAG
- a CDS encoding sensor histidine kinase gives MFFTQTIRRKLGLGLGIIFFMLIIMAYGAVSGLQSYHNTVNEFKYSLDNLPDRDRLVVSVVALNKPLQRIRHSKPAASAHFQQEFDKQLQEVRMEIQGFLQKVDRLPADPAIKNWKGFVESQLSEHSACMSILNQLELMKVQLEDPQKRLEMSEQMILEVAHLETLILEVRDVPSGTKAVLARATSVYRSRFNLVSVTCVVVFIAFGCLIWYGYRTVLAPIQALHEGARIVAQGHYDHHFEIKSDDEMAELAEAFNKMTMRFKEKRDELNHKVDERSKQLVRSERLAGIGVLAAGVAHEINNPLSAISMASESLQGRIVDLKPHCEDADFEVVEQYLSLIQRESMRCREITSKLLDFSRGQNSVRSQNDLVGVIDEVCSMVNLIKRLKGRNIHFSVRNPCCAEFNPAEIKQVVLNIMTNALESMEVGGNLEIEVREHVDSVTLIFRDDGRGMTQEVKESLFDPFFTQRADGTGTGLGMSITHRIVKDHGGEIEVESPGPGQGSTIFVELPKKTKLQSVAA, from the coding sequence GTGTTCTTTACGCAAACAATCAGGCGCAAACTGGGGCTGGGGCTGGGGATTATCTTCTTCATGCTCATCATCATGGCTTATGGCGCAGTGTCCGGTTTACAGTCTTATCATAATACGGTTAATGAGTTTAAGTATTCTCTGGATAACTTGCCTGACCGTGATCGCCTGGTTGTCTCTGTAGTGGCCCTCAATAAACCCCTGCAGAGAATTCGCCACTCCAAGCCGGCAGCCAGTGCACATTTTCAGCAGGAGTTTGATAAACAACTCCAGGAAGTACGCATGGAAATTCAGGGCTTTCTGCAGAAGGTGGATCGCTTGCCCGCGGATCCAGCAATCAAAAACTGGAAAGGATTCGTTGAATCACAATTGAGTGAACACAGTGCGTGCATGTCAATCCTGAATCAACTGGAATTGATGAAGGTACAACTGGAAGATCCCCAGAAGCGTCTTGAGATGTCCGAGCAGATGATTCTGGAAGTAGCCCATCTGGAGACGCTGATTCTGGAAGTACGGGATGTCCCCTCTGGTACAAAAGCAGTGCTGGCACGTGCGACTTCCGTTTATCGTTCCCGCTTTAATCTGGTGTCTGTGACCTGCGTGGTGGTTTTTATCGCATTTGGCTGTCTGATCTGGTACGGCTACCGTACCGTCCTTGCACCGATTCAGGCATTGCATGAAGGGGCGCGCATCGTGGCCCAGGGACATTATGACCACCATTTTGAAATCAAATCTGACGATGAGATGGCAGAGCTGGCGGAAGCATTCAACAAGATGACGATGCGGTTCAAAGAAAAACGGGACGAACTGAATCATAAGGTAGACGAGCGGAGTAAACAACTGGTGCGTTCCGAGCGACTGGCAGGAATCGGTGTGCTGGCAGCCGGCGTGGCGCATGAAATCAATAATCCCCTGTCTGCAATTTCGATGGCATCAGAGTCATTACAGGGACGAATAGTCGACTTAAAACCGCATTGTGAGGATGCGGATTTTGAAGTGGTCGAACAGTATCTGAGTCTGATTCAGCGGGAATCCATGCGCTGTCGTGAGATTACTTCAAAACTGCTTGATTTTTCCCGGGGTCAGAATTCGGTTCGCAGTCAGAATGATCTGGTCGGGGTCATTGACGAAGTCTGCTCAATGGTCAATCTGATCAAGAGGCTGAAAGGTAGAAACATACATTTTTCTGTCCGCAATCCCTGTTGCGCTGAATTTAACCCTGCCGAAATCAAGCAGGTGGTTCTCAATATCATGACCAATGCCCTGGAATCGATGGAAGTAGGCGGAAATCTGGAGATTGAGGTCCGTGAGCATGTCGATTCTGTGACCCTGATTTTCCGGGACGACGGACGGGGGATGACCCAGGAAGTCAAAGAGAGTCTGTTTGATCCCTTCTTTACACAGAGGGCCGATGGAACAGGAACAGGACTGGGGATGTCGATCACTCATCGGATCGTTAAAGATCACGGGGGTGAGATCGAAGTGGAAAGTCCCGGTCCCGGACAAGGCAGTACAATTTTTGTAGAACTCCCGAAAAAGACTAAGTTGCAAAGTGTAGCAGCGTAA
- a CDS encoding sigma-54-dependent transcriptional regulator, producing the protein MSNSVNKLRVLFVDDEAAIREVMRIELPRMGHDVTICEDGQSALTALDKITFDAAIVDLRMPGLSGWDVVDHINKVSPETEVIISTGHGSIDEAIQAIRRGAYDFLPKPCKLIDIATVLQKVADKRSLQNKNYALESRLKSVEGPCQIVGETPPMMRVKKLIEKIAPTDSTALILGETGTGKELVARRVHDLSTRASMPFVPVNCGALPENLVESELFGHRKGAFTGADTPRKGLIEIANGGTLFLDELGELDKTMQVKLLRFLESGEVRRVGDSETFHVDVRIVCATNRDLKEMVTEGTFREDLYFRVNTFEINLPALRERKGDIPEISRVLLKRHLKKDSIPQDILSQDTIEILQEYDWKGNVRELANALEHAVILWDGVQIQPGDLPSNLTRHSSIPMSAGSTAINWTEGMEGKTLRDIEMEVIYHVLDKHDGDKPKCAAELGIALKTLYNKLNQYQTRAAG; encoded by the coding sequence TTGAGTAATTCGGTCAATAAATTACGGGTCCTGTTTGTCGACGACGAGGCGGCAATTCGGGAAGTCATGCGAATTGAACTGCCACGTATGGGACATGATGTCACCATTTGTGAAGATGGTCAGTCAGCATTAACTGCATTGGATAAAATTACCTTTGATGCAGCGATTGTCGATCTCCGGATGCCTGGCCTGAGTGGCTGGGATGTGGTCGATCACATTAATAAGGTCTCTCCCGAGACAGAAGTGATCATCAGCACCGGTCATGGCAGTATCGACGAAGCCATTCAGGCGATCCGACGCGGTGCCTACGATTTCCTTCCGAAACCATGCAAGCTGATCGATATCGCCACCGTGTTGCAGAAAGTGGCTGATAAACGGTCGCTGCAGAACAAGAATTATGCCCTGGAATCCCGTCTGAAAAGCGTGGAAGGGCCCTGCCAGATTGTTGGTGAAACACCCCCGATGATGCGGGTGAAAAAGCTGATCGAAAAAATCGCACCGACCGATTCCACAGCGTTGATCCTGGGAGAAACCGGGACCGGGAAAGAACTGGTGGCACGGAGAGTTCATGACTTGAGTACGCGTGCCTCGATGCCTTTTGTTCCTGTCAACTGTGGTGCCCTGCCGGAAAACCTGGTGGAAAGCGAACTGTTTGGTCATCGTAAAGGCGCTTTTACCGGTGCAGATACGCCGCGTAAGGGGCTGATCGAGATTGCCAACGGCGGTACTCTCTTCCTGGACGAACTGGGAGAACTGGACAAAACCATGCAGGTGAAACTGCTGCGGTTTCTGGAATCGGGTGAAGTCCGTCGTGTTGGTGACAGTGAAACATTCCATGTTGATGTGCGGATTGTCTGTGCGACAAACCGTGATTTGAAGGAAATGGTTACGGAAGGCACATTCCGTGAAGATCTTTATTTCCGTGTGAATACGTTTGAGATCAATCTGCCTGCATTACGGGAACGCAAAGGGGATATTCCGGAAATTTCCCGCGTGCTGCTGAAACGACATCTAAAAAAGGATTCTATTCCTCAGGATATTCTGTCGCAGGATACGATTGAAATTCTGCAGGAGTACGACTGGAAAGGTAATGTCAGGGAGTTGGCCAATGCTCTGGAACATGCCGTCATCCTCTGGGATGGAGTTCAGATTCAGCCTGGTGATCTGCCATCCAATCTGACCCGGCATTCTTCGATTCCCATGTCTGCTGGTTCGACTGCAATCAACTGGACTGAGGGCATGGAAGGGAAAACATTGCGGGATATTGAGATGGAAGTGATTTACCATGTTCTCGATAAACATGATGGGGATAAACCCAAGTGTGCCGCTGAACTGGGAATCGCATTGAAAACACTTTACAACAAACTGAATCAGTATCAGACTCGGGCGGCGGGTTAA
- the lexA gene encoding transcriptional repressor LexA produces MAGTKANLTQRQQEIYDFLKDKIINRGYGPTVREIGANFGIRSPNGVMCHLKALEKKGLITRESHMSRAIQLCDHSQKRTRLPLAGQIAAGSPVLAVQDDEHIDFGSLFDPDDQFCLKVKGVSMIEDQIADGDYVIVHKQNTCKEGDIVVALVDGQEATLKRYYSEGDRIRLEPANSSMQPIYSKNVDILGVVTGVIRKY; encoded by the coding sequence ATGGCAGGCACCAAAGCAAACCTTACACAACGACAGCAGGAAATTTACGATTTCCTGAAAGACAAGATCATTAACCGAGGCTATGGCCCGACCGTTCGCGAAATCGGTGCCAATTTTGGCATTCGCTCTCCCAATGGCGTGATGTGCCATCTGAAAGCCCTCGAAAAGAAGGGACTGATTACCCGTGAATCTCACATGTCACGTGCGATTCAACTGTGCGATCATTCCCAGAAACGGACACGCCTTCCACTGGCTGGTCAAATTGCCGCTGGAAGCCCGGTTCTGGCTGTCCAGGATGATGAGCATATCGACTTCGGCTCACTGTTTGATCCCGATGATCAGTTCTGCCTTAAAGTCAAAGGTGTATCCATGATCGAAGATCAGATCGCCGATGGAGACTATGTCATCGTCCACAAGCAGAACACCTGTAAAGAAGGTGACATCGTTGTCGCGCTGGTAGATGGTCAGGAAGCAACCTTAAAACGCTATTACTCTGAAGGCGATCGTATTCGCCTGGAGCCAGCGAATTCCAGTATGCAGCCAATTTACTCCAAGAATGTAGATATTCTCGGAGTTGTGACAGGCGTGATTCGAAAATATTAA
- a CDS encoding DUF1559 domain-containing protein translates to MYNVDDKYRKAEQRIRPGFTLIELLAALTIIGLLIALLLPAVQAVREAARKMQCTNNLHQIGIALQAYHESHEVLPFGVGDDQDGPISSLGTLADRRYSAHAMLLPYLDQAVVYNQLNFNVAPFYPFANAANDDQAELETRFNEVINGPAAQTRLNVFLCPSDLDRLKSRWGPNNYRSCNGSSWSGREGNGMFGQNSSVRMRDVKDGLSQTAMFSEHVKGSWDDTVIDPLSDLYNLQGVWTESQFSDACGGLTPQSAGAYQYDVESGQTWLAGNMNWTRYNHVRTPNRTNCKNGFTWDGVILNPSSWHGQGVNVLMGDGAVRFVNENINTEVWQALGTISGGESDTGAGL, encoded by the coding sequence ATGTATAACGTCGATGACAAATACAGGAAAGCAGAACAGCGGATTCGGCCTGGTTTCACTTTGATCGAACTTCTGGCAGCATTGACGATTATTGGTCTCCTGATCGCATTGCTGCTGCCCGCGGTACAGGCGGTTCGGGAAGCCGCCCGCAAAATGCAGTGTACTAATAATCTGCATCAGATCGGAATTGCCTTGCAGGCTTACCATGAATCGCATGAGGTCTTACCGTTTGGAGTCGGAGATGATCAGGATGGGCCGATCTCCTCACTGGGAACCCTGGCGGATCGCCGCTATTCAGCACATGCGATGTTGCTGCCTTACCTGGATCAGGCTGTGGTTTATAACCAGTTAAATTTCAATGTAGCTCCTTTTTACCCTTTTGCGAATGCGGCGAATGACGATCAGGCTGAACTGGAAACCCGCTTTAATGAAGTGATTAACGGACCAGCTGCTCAGACCAGACTCAATGTCTTTCTCTGTCCCAGTGATCTGGACCGACTCAAAAGTCGCTGGGGACCCAATAACTATCGCTCCTGTAACGGAAGTTCCTGGTCGGGCAGGGAGGGGAACGGAATGTTCGGTCAGAACAGCAGTGTGCGGATGCGGGATGTCAAAGACGGCCTTTCTCAGACAGCGATGTTCAGCGAACATGTCAAAGGGAGTTGGGACGATACGGTCATCGATCCCCTGTCCGATTTATATAACCTGCAGGGAGTCTGGACCGAAAGTCAATTCTCTGATGCCTGTGGAGGGTTAACGCCACAGTCTGCTGGAGCCTATCAGTACGATGTAGAATCAGGGCAGACCTGGCTAGCGGGGAATATGAACTGGACCCGATATAACCACGTGCGAACGCCAAACCGGACCAACTGTAAGAATGGATTTACCTGGGATGGTGTGATATTAAATCCTTCCAGCTGGCACGGACAGGGAGTGAATGTGCTGATGGGAGATGGCGCTGTCAGATTTGTGAATGAAAATATCAATACTGAGGTCTGGCAGGCGCTGGGAACGATCTCCGGCGGTGAATCTGATACAGGGGCTGGTCTATGA
- a CDS encoding DUF1583 domain-containing protein, which translates to MKSQFRTGVIPWWGVCLFLLLTGPVGAEQGRRELKFSFLGQQFDNAQLVPLGRGMLRLIEPRRDGLFFNLPAGHQVSSVGISPRFQLSGDFEITAAYEVPAWKKPGAGYGMGPSMYLRMHDEKESAAMIGRLLRPKNKHVFSTSLSTTVAGKRQYDVKLVDAKQNSGKLKLVRTGSQLKFLISDGSGDEFRELREVELGTADVDLLRLGAQQSDVDTPVQVLWKDLSITAEAFPNHPDSLATGERQHVPTYQAAPQPHSISLIWSLVSGIALVCLLFAVHLIRKRI; encoded by the coding sequence ATGAAGTCTCAATTCCGTACCGGGGTGATCCCTTGGTGGGGCGTCTGTCTGTTTCTGTTGCTGACCGGACCGGTCGGGGCAGAGCAGGGGAGACGCGAGTTGAAATTCAGTTTTCTGGGACAACAGTTTGATAATGCGCAACTGGTTCCACTGGGAAGAGGTATGCTCAGGTTAATCGAACCACGCAGGGACGGCCTTTTCTTCAATCTGCCGGCGGGACATCAGGTATCCAGTGTTGGAATCAGCCCCCGGTTTCAGCTAAGTGGTGATTTTGAAATTACCGCTGCGTATGAGGTCCCTGCCTGGAAAAAACCAGGGGCGGGGTATGGCATGGGGCCGAGCATGTATTTAAGAATGCACGACGAAAAAGAATCGGCAGCGATGATTGGTCGATTATTGCGACCGAAGAACAAGCATGTTTTCAGCACGAGTCTGTCGACGACAGTTGCAGGCAAACGTCAGTATGATGTCAAGCTGGTAGACGCGAAACAGAACTCGGGAAAACTGAAACTGGTCAGAACCGGGAGTCAGTTGAAATTCCTGATTTCTGACGGCTCGGGAGACGAATTTCGCGAACTGCGGGAGGTGGAACTGGGAACAGCCGACGTCGACCTGCTACGGCTGGGAGCCCAGCAGAGTGACGTAGACACTCCCGTCCAGGTGTTATGGAAAGACCTCTCGATTACTGCAGAAGCATTTCCGAATCATCCCGATTCGCTGGCGACAGGCGAGCGTCAGCATGTTCCCACCTATCAGGCCGCGCCACAGCCTCATTCCATATCACTGATCTGGAGCCTGGTCTCGGGCATTGCGTTGGTCTGTCTTCTTTTTGCGGTCCACCTGATCCGAAAACGGATCTGA
- a CDS encoding alpha/beta hydrolase family protein, with protein MIFNLDSSWNDLSDRINEESGATMIQNDDQFSMDRRTALQNIGLALLSAGILSSPTELANVFAAEEDPAFKDSRLGALKDLNGYFPFTPADSPEDWEKRAEYVRRQIQVAAGVWPEPENTKIKATVHGKVDRDEYTVEKVFFESSPGLYVTGNLYRPKGKSGPFPMVLSPHGHFAEGRFYDRGAQKVQADIKAGAEKYEVGGRYPLQARCVELARMGCMVFHYDMLGYADGFCLSYDLIHRFAKQRPEMSSEKNWGLFSAQSELRLISALGLQTLNSIRALDWVCSLSEVDQKRIGITGASGGGTQTFILAAIDQRITAAFPAVMVSTAMQGGCTCENATYLRVGTGNIEFAALLAPRPLGMTAADDWTKEIESKGLPELKQHFKMLGVPEKVSGKYYPFPHNYNYVSRAMMYEFFNQHFQLGMSSPIVEEDFKPLSREELSVWNKTYPAPPGDEQSEIKILHTLAKNNTEQIKRLTPYDQTSLQEYRRVVGGAIQVMIGRSLPDKEDLEPENLSEEAKSGYRQYHTLIKNRRHGEVTPTLFFLPDQWNQKVVIWLDDQGKAGLLKADGSLKTPIQRLVDTGTAVAGIDVLYQGEFNQLQPAPTEMPVVKNPREFAGYTLGYNHPIVSKQVHDILNVLSFSKYHDSQPQSISLAGFGFSGVLAAAACAHSSDVVEKLAVDTGGFHFAEITNIRDLRLWPGAVKYGDVEGVLSLCQPASLWLAGNSSSIPELIQATYNAAGQLHQVTLYNDKGNRQAAAVKWLLQ; from the coding sequence ATGATATTCAATCTGGATTCCAGCTGGAATGACCTCTCAGATCGCATCAATGAAGAAAGCGGGGCTACGATGATTCAGAATGACGACCAGTTTTCCATGGACCGCAGAACAGCTTTGCAGAATATCGGACTGGCTTTGCTGTCCGCAGGAATCCTTAGTTCTCCCACGGAACTGGCAAATGTTTTCGCAGCGGAGGAAGACCCGGCATTCAAAGACAGTCGGCTGGGTGCATTGAAAGATCTGAATGGTTACTTCCCCTTTACTCCCGCTGATTCGCCGGAAGACTGGGAAAAGCGGGCTGAGTATGTCAGACGACAGATTCAAGTCGCTGCCGGGGTCTGGCCGGAACCCGAGAATACAAAAATCAAGGCGACCGTCCATGGAAAAGTCGATCGAGATGAGTACACCGTTGAGAAAGTGTTTTTTGAAAGTTCTCCGGGACTGTATGTGACGGGCAACCTGTATCGTCCGAAAGGCAAATCGGGACCGTTTCCGATGGTGCTCTCGCCGCATGGCCATTTTGCAGAAGGTCGTTTCTATGACAGGGGCGCACAGAAAGTTCAGGCTGATATTAAAGCGGGCGCAGAAAAATATGAAGTCGGCGGACGCTATCCTCTGCAGGCGCGTTGCGTTGAACTGGCCCGGATGGGCTGCATGGTTTTTCATTATGATATGCTGGGTTACGCCGATGGTTTCTGTTTGAGTTATGATCTGATCCACCGCTTTGCGAAACAGCGCCCTGAAATGTCGAGTGAAAAGAACTGGGGACTGTTCAGCGCGCAATCAGAATTGCGGTTAATCAGTGCGCTGGGCTTGCAGACATTGAACTCGATTCGTGCTCTGGACTGGGTCTGCTCACTGTCGGAAGTTGATCAGAAACGGATCGGGATTACGGGAGCCAGTGGCGGCGGAACACAGACATTTATTCTGGCCGCCATCGATCAGCGTATTACCGCTGCGTTTCCCGCAGTGATGGTTTCTACCGCGATGCAGGGGGGGTGTACCTGTGAAAATGCGACCTATCTGCGCGTCGGTACGGGCAATATAGAATTCGCAGCGTTACTGGCACCGCGACCGTTAGGCATGACCGCAGCGGATGACTGGACCAAAGAAATTGAAAGCAAAGGTCTGCCGGAACTGAAACAGCATTTTAAAATGCTGGGTGTGCCTGAGAAAGTGAGCGGTAAGTATTACCCGTTCCCGCATAATTATAATTATGTCAGTCGGGCGATGATGTATGAGTTTTTCAATCAGCATTTTCAATTGGGTATGTCTTCACCCATTGTCGAAGAAGATTTCAAGCCGCTTTCTCGTGAGGAATTAAGCGTCTGGAACAAAACATACCCGGCACCTCCCGGAGATGAACAGTCGGAAATTAAAATTCTGCATACACTGGCGAAGAATAATACGGAGCAGATTAAACGACTGACGCCATACGATCAAACGAGTCTGCAAGAATACCGCAGAGTTGTCGGCGGCGCGATTCAAGTAATGATCGGCCGTTCGCTGCCTGATAAAGAAGACCTGGAACCAGAAAATCTTTCTGAAGAAGCCAAATCGGGCTATCGTCAATATCATACATTGATCAAAAACAGGCGACATGGGGAAGTGACTCCCACCCTGTTCTTTTTGCCTGACCAGTGGAATCAGAAAGTGGTGATCTGGTTAGACGACCAGGGAAAAGCGGGTCTGTTGAAAGCAGATGGAAGTCTCAAAACACCTATCCAGCGACTGGTTGATACCGGGACTGCTGTGGCGGGTATCGATGTTTTATACCAGGGGGAATTCAATCAGCTGCAGCCTGCTCCCACGGAAATGCCTGTCGTTAAAAACCCCCGTGAATTCGCCGGGTATACTCTGGGCTATAATCATCCCATCGTTTCGAAGCAGGTGCATGACATCCTGAATGTGCTTTCCTTTTCGAAATATCATGATAGCCAGCCACAATCGATTTCTCTGGCTGGTTTCGGATTTTCCGGGGTACTGGCAGCGGCAGCTTGTGCACACTCTTCCGATGTGGTTGAGAAGCTGGCGGTTGATACAGGCGGATTTCATTTTGCGGAGATCACCAACATTCGTGATCTGCGTTTGTGGCCTGGTGCCGTCAAGTATGGTGATGTCGAAGGGGTACTGTCTCTCTGCCAGCCGGCATCACTCTGGCTTGCGGGAAATTCCAGTTCGATTCCAGAGTTGATCCAGGCAACATACAATGCGGCCGGCCAACTGCATCAGGTGACTTTGTATAATGACAAGGGAAATCGACAGGCAGCAGCTGTCAAATGGCTGTTACAGTGA